The DNA segment GTCATGCTCTCAGGACACATTTATTTCCACCTTGGTCCAGTTGAGCCTGGGCCATCCTGTCCACCACGGCTACCCCTCTCCTTAACCAGagcttctcttccttcctggcCCTTCCTGGCTGCCCCCAATCTTCAGGCCCCACTGGCACATACTGGAGGCAGGCCAATGGAGGGGGAAAGGCAAGTAGGCCTGAAGGGAAAGGTTTGGGGTGGGAGGATGCACAGCTCAGACAGACAAGGAAAGTGAAGCCAAGAGACACCGAAGCTGTGATGAGCTGGTGACCTAAAGTGAAGCAGAGAGGACCTGCCAGAAAAGGGGGCCAAGTCAGAGGCAGAAACGGAGAAAGAAGCAAAAGCCAACAGATGGCATGAGCCAGAGACAGGAGCCACAACACAGGCAGACGGACAGACGGACGGACTGAGAGGGAGTCAGGGACAGACCGGAAGACGGAGAGGCAGGAGCAGCCAGCCAGAGAGGGAGGGGGGCAGAGACTCCCCAGACAGAGAGTTGGAGCGCGAGAGCCGGGAGACGGACCGAAGCGCAGGGGCACAGGCGCGCCGACCGACAGACGGCTGCAAAGCAGGCGCGGGGGCAGCGGGGTGGAGGCGGCGCGGGCGGGCgcagcggggcggggcgggcgccggGAGTCGGCTCGTAAAAGCCGCGCCGAGCAGGGAAATTGCCGCCAGAATCGCTGAGCTCCACAAAACGCCGCCCGCGCAGCCCGCCGCCGCGCCCGCTCCAATCTCCAGCCTCATCGCCGCGCAGGCTGGTTAtgcatttaaatgttatttaattgGATTGCGGAGGAGCTGGGGGCCAGAGaggccccccgcccccgccccgcacGCCCAGGCTGCTCGCCTCCTCCGCAAATCTGTTTTCCAAGTCACAGATTGCAGCGCACCCCCTTCCgacgtgctccccccaccccgacTGCTCCCCTTCGTGTCTGGGCTCTTTCTCCTGTTTCCCCGCCCAAACGGAGCCAGAGGACACTCAGAAAGACACAAGACTTCCGAAGATACATGGAAACGcaggcacacatacacacagcaacAGCAGCAAAAAATGGGTCACACTAAATTACCCAACTGTCCATCTGGAAGCTTTAAAAACTGCACAAGAAAGATCCCCATGGACCTTACAGAAGTACATAAATGCATGTAATACACTGGAAATCCGCACTCCAGAGGGAACACATCACCCTACCCCTTGGAATGGGTCCTACAAAGTGGCACTGCCACACACAGGAAGGAAATCGTGCTCATCAGGGACCTCACAGGGTGACCCATAAACCTTCCTCAAAGCCAGGTAAGAAGCCAAACatctacacactctcacactcagaGCAAGAACAGCACACTCCAGCCACTCAACTGTGTGCCTTTCAGGGTTGGACGGCAAACCCCTCCTTCAGAGCCATCCTGTTCTCCCAATCCAAAGCAGAAAGTAGGGTCTGATAGGTTCTGAGAAGTAACTGTATCAGTCCTCAAGTTTCTTAAAActgaacaaagaaacaaacaaaactgggCTAAAATTACAACAGGTAGGCTGCAGGGTAGAGACTAAGGAGGCCTTCCTGAGAAGACAAAGTTTGAGGTGAGACTGGGCTTCTCCCATATCATCTGCAATTTTGCAGCCTGCCCTAGGAGTTAGCACCATCAAGGTGGATGGAAGGACAGAATGACCTGCTGAGGCATGTCCTCCACACACTCCCATCCAGCAGACAGGAAATTGCTGGCTTGAAATGATCAGGGTCAAGCTGCTTCaattaatgaaaatggaaatggcaAGCCAGCTTGGCACAGGCTACCCTGGAGGACCATTCTGGGCTCTCACCACTCCTGCAAGCAGTGACTGACATCAGGCTGAGATCCTTGAGAGGCATGTAGGGGCAGAAGAATGGGCAAGAAAATATGTGGGAAAATTCTATTAcagtttcattttttgctttgttttgtttttgacagTATAAGTAACAAAACGGGAGGGAGAGAAAGTTTCCCCAAATACATTATAATTCAACCTTGACTGGGCCAGGCTGGCTGGCATTAAAGCCTCTGAAGAAGAAAGCAATTCAGCTTCCCCCAGAGCAACTTATTTCTGCATCACCTGATGGTCATAGCTGGAAAGTTTATCCATGTGTCTAACCTCAATGTCTCATGCTCCAAATGAAATTACTTCCTTCTTTGAGGCCTTAGGAAAAAATTAACAGCTGGCCTACATCTTCCTAAACAAGAATATTTGAGTAGTTGGGACTTAGTCTGGGCTGGGCCACAATCTCTGTTGTCACTCTCCATTCCACCCATCTCTGCCCAGCTATGCCCAGGTTGGGTTTCTGGTCATTTTTGCTCCAGTGCTTGGACACCCCCTAACACAACCTGCTGCAGTTTTCTATTCCAGAGGTTCACAGAACAAGAGATCAAAGAAGCCCCACTCCTTACTGAGCCATTGAGCCACACCCAACCCTTGGTTCCTGCCAATTCCGGCCCTCCCCACACCACGTCCACTGCCCCTCCCCTTTATCCTGTTTCCTATTATCCCTTTGCTATTGGAGCTGAGAAATTCGTGGAGATCTAGCACGGTGGTCCCCTCTTCCAAACAGCAACTCCAAGGAAGTGGTAAGATTTGAGCAAGTGCTGAGAGAACTCTCCAGTCGCCGCCCTCTCTCACAGGCCTGCACACCGCCTGCCCGGCACTCTGAGGGCTAATCACTTCCTCGGTCAGTGTGCCCAGAATGCTGTGTTTCGACTTATTCACAACACATTTGCCATGTGATTTATACTATATGCCTACCTCTCCCAGCACCAGACAGTGAGCAACACGAGGGCAAAGAACCATCTAATTCACCTGTCACTCCCTATGGTGCCTAGCGTAGGGAATAGCACACAGCAGACATCAGTATGAATTTGAATTGACAAAGTGAAGTCAAGGTCCACACAGTGGTCGAACTGTATACTCAATCTTCCTTTAAGCCGTCATGtttcagtaaatgaaaaaaaaaaaaaagagtaagaagaGTCTCTTTTGTCCCCAGAACACTCTAGCCTTCTGAGTCTCAAAAGCACCCCACCCCAAGCACAGCTTGGTCTCTATcttgactgtgtgtgtatgtgcccatgtgcatgcacacatactgGGGTGGAACTTCTGAGACCCCACCACTCCACTGAACCAGAATTTGAATTACCATCACTGAGCAAAAGCTACCAACTCTGGGGACACTCATGTTAGTGGGTAGGCACCTTGGGGCTGACCTCCAAAACCAGATTTAAAGCATGACTTGCACACTTGTCCTTAACACCTACTTTGTACCAAATGTGGGGTTCCATAACTTGGGAAAGGTATTCAAGAGACTGTTTCCTGTACTTCAGACCTTCTGAATCAAAATCTCTTAGAGTAGAGCTGGGACACTTACCTTTTTTAAACCTGCATAGATGATTCCTGATTCACAGTCAGGGTTGTAAACCACTGATCCCTACAtcagtgctgtccaatagaactttctgcaatgacgGAATGTTCTGTATCTGTACCATCCAATTGgtggccactagccacatgtggttactaagcacttgaaatatggtTAGTGATTGAggaattgaatttttattttacatgattGTAATCAAGCAGCCACACGTGGCTATTGGCTGCTGCATCAGACTACATTCTAGATGGCCCAAAATGActtaaattttgctttaaaacaCATCTCACAATATTGTTTGGTAGCAGCTGAAGTCTCCACTCCTTTTGGCTTAGGAGAAAACCTGAGCTTCCACACTGTAAGTTCACGGTCATTTGCGCTGAAGAAACTGTTCTAGAATGAATTGGGGGTGGGCGCCCAAGTTCGTGGATTAAGTCCTATCAGCTAGCTAAGCCACCACCTCACTCTACTGCCCAGACAAGAGGAAAGTCACTCCTTAGAATCCTCTTCTGTTAAGAAGCTGACATTCGTGGGGAACAGATAAAGCAGTGACATAAATTTAGGTGcttgttatggactgaactgtgcCCCCTTCCACCAAAATTCATATGAGATAATCCCCAACATGACTGCATTTCGAGATGGTAAGGcctttaaaaaggtaattaagGGTAAATGAAGTCATAAGGGGGGGACCCTAACCAGTATGTCCGATGTACTTTTGTAAGAAGAGATGCCAGGGAGATGCACACAGAGAACAGGCCACAGGAGGGCACAAGAAGAAGATAGCCCTCTGCaagtcaaggagagaggcctcagaggaaaccAAACCTTCTGACACCCACATCTTGGATTTCTAgtatccagaactgtgagaaaataaatttctgttgtttaagccacccagtctggtatttttgttatggcagccctagctggGAATAGGTAGGCCCAAGACCCTTATCAGCCTCTCCCTGACAAGATGCACCCCAGTAACTGAAGGCAAAAGCCCCACTAGGAGTCAGATCCAGCAGTGACACCTAAATGTTCAAGccaactgtggataaaatgcgagttcctgtgtccaggattctcacctgaccatggttgactagctcactgcacacctgtgggcaatacgtggctgttgactctataaaaagagctctgcccagtgctctgggtacgACATGgtagcagggctgcaaggctgcaggagagcagagcagaggctggagcggtggcagcaccaaggacagaggcccagagaacggcTTTGCAGGACgtctgtgcagagaggcccagaggacagctgtgcggacagaggggcccagaggtagagactggcttgctgcatacagactcactctgagtgaacaggattttagtgactgatctgccacctggaaataaagttgggtataaccctttcaccccaagaaagttttgctgtcattttctttggtcacattgaatccacagagaACTCGCCTGGGCAAGACACCATCATTCTGGTCACTAGAATGATCAGGTGCCTCTGCATACTGCCCAACCCTACCCCACCACCTCCTGAATCTACCCCCAGTTCTAGGCCTTCACCCAGATTCTACTATTCCCCTAGGGCATCTTCCCTATACACTAATCCCCTCCCCTCCTATTCCTGACCCCATTGCACCTACACTGACTCCTATATGACTTGTCCCTTTATTTCCCATCTGTTGGGTGTTCTAAGTGTGTTTGTGCACCGCACTTCTCCCACTGGACTGCAAATTCTCAAGCTTAGTCTAACATTTAAGACCTTTCACAAGCTGGATCCAACTTACCTCTCCAGCTTTTCCCCCCAACTAGGCCAAGTCAACACTGACCTACTTGCCACCCCTTGAACATAAGGATGCTCTTTTCTAAGCGCCCCTGAAATGTCCCCATCTCTAAGGTCACCtgaaatgccacctcctccagaGAGCACTCCATGACTACCTCAGctaaacataaaaggaaacaaTGGCTTTTATCTCTGAGCAGTTATCCCAGTGTCTAATCCAGTTCTCTGCAACATGGGGCAATAACTACTTAGCACTGTTGCaatgacagaagaaaaaggaaaaggagtctAAGGCATGGGGAAGAACAAAACTGTCATGCAGTGCTGATGCTAACTACCTGGAGTTAGCACATACTACACGAACTTAAGAGCACAATCCCCAACAAGACTACCCTCATTTCGGGTGCCAGCTGCAAGCTTGGGGGTCCCCAGACCACCTGTACTTCCAACTGACTGGCTACAAAAACATGGGAACCCATGACTCCCTCAGGTTCAATAATTTGCCAGGATGACACAAAACTCAGGAAAGCGTTCTACTTAAATTACAAATTTGTTATAAAGACATACACCAGGACCAGCCAAGCAAAGACAGACATAAGGCATGATCTGGGAGAGTCCCACACAcaactcctttccccatggaatTAACACACATCCATGTATTCACTAATCAGGAAGCTCAGCAAAGCCTCAGTATCCTGAGTTTTTATTAGGGTTTCATTATGTAAGCATAATTGACCTCAAGGTTGAATTCAATCTCAgccaccctcccctccctggaggtcaAACTGCTATCACCTGGCCCAAAGCCCCAACCACAAGTCAAATTTCagcataaactcaggtgtggtcTGAGGGGACCACCATGAATAACAAAAGAAACTCCTATCAGAAATTCCAAGGATTTAGAAACTCTCTCCCAAGAACTAAGGATAAAGGCCAAATTCTTTATTATACAATGGGGGGAAGGGGACACTTAACACtaaaaattttatcaattttGAAAGCTGGAGATGACTTGTCCCAGATGATAGTTTCCAACCATGTGTTCCTCATTAAGGTGGTCTCAAGACCTGCTCTGCTCCCAAGACTTGCTCTGCTCCCAACTTGATTCACTTTCCCAGCCCTTACTAAAGGGGTATGCCTGCCAGTCATTCAGCAGACAGACCAGGCTCCCATCCACCTACCACCTGTTCCCCACTGTGCCCTGAGTAGCAGACAAACCACTGGACAGGCCCCCAAGAGAGACCCTGCAGCTTAGATAAGGCAGTTAAGAGTTATGTTTGTATCATCTACCCAACTATGCAAGAGAGCCCTCTGCAAACAGTGAAGAGGTAAGAGGGGAAAATCTAAACTACCACCTTCTACCCCTGacactgaaagagagaaaaataagccaACACAGAAGTGTTTAAGAGTTTTTAATGCTTAGACTGAAAAATCACAGGCTTGGTTTTTCATAAAGTCTTTGGGCCATCTCTGCCAGGGCAAGAATCTGCCCCTCACCCAGGCCACAGGGGGAGGCCCAGACCTCCCAACCCCCAGCAAAGCCTTTGGAGTCGAGGAGCTTCCTCTGTACTGCAGGGACTCCCCAACCCAGAGGCAAGAAAGCAAGAAGAGGTGTAATAAGCacctatgtgccaagcactaagTAAAGCACTTTCTAGTGTTATCTCAGTGAATCTCCACACCGACCCCTTGAGGTAGGGGTCcctgttttatagataaggaTCCTGAGGCTTGAAGCGGTTAAtcaacttgtccaaagtcacaaagtTCACAAGTCTCAAAGCTGGGATGAAAATCCAGGTCTTCTGGCCTTTCCTAATATCTCACactgaattctctctctctgagcCAGCCTCAGTCCCCCATTAAGTTCACTCTTACCATCCACGTCCCATGCTTTGTCCTGGTCCCTGTTAGGAAAGGGGTCAGCTTGACAGAAGCTGGTCTATGAGGATGGGGGAATCTGGCAAAATCTTTTCTCTGAAACAGCAAATACAACCTCAGAAGTCATTGTTTAGGTCACTTGCAGGTGGACAGAGGCTCCCAAGGAAACTGAGGTAGAGCAATCTTCAGGTGCTGGTCCTCTGTGGAGTTAAGGTACCACAGGACCAATGAGGCAACAACACTCAGAAGGTGAAGAAGGTAAAGAAAGTGAGAATCAGCAGGGTAAGCACGAGTAGTGTCAGAACTTCTGTGCTGGGTCCCAGCAACCAGAGAGCCAAGGAGGATCTTGTTGCTCTGGTCCAGGAGGCATGTAGTCATTTGCTTGCCCAAGAATGACTTAGGGGCCTTGAATGTGTCCTACCCCAGACCATAGGGGTACTCATTTCATTAGCAGTGGCAGCAGCCCCAATTCATTCAGTCGCTCCTTGGCCATTGCCTCCCAGCCCCTGTTGGCCTGTGGGCTACGAGGTGAGGGGTGCAGGAGCCCCTCCACCTGGACCTCGGGCATCAGGCCAGCAAGAGCCCGCCGTGCCCGCTGCTCTGCCACCCGCCCCACTCCCACCACCAGCCGTACCCCCAGCAACTGCACCTGCCGGTGGAGGGCTgaatcacagaccccaagaagctgTTCTCGCTGTTTGGCAGGCAGCTCAGCAGGGGTGAGGTTGCGCCCACTGGGAGCCAGGAAGAGCAGAGGACACAGGTTGTGGACAAAACAGTGGCGGAAGAAGACCTCAGGCTGTCCACAGAGATTCCGGAAAAAGCCCCAGAATCGGGCACCGCTCACCTCTGACTGAGGGCACTCCAGTCCCAGCACTGGTCGCTTAGGGTGCTCTTGAGATGGGGTCAGCACAGGCCCCCCAATGCCCAACCAGTCCCGGACTATATTCACTTCCCCAAAGGGCACctgtggggatggagagggacatGAGGGCTTCAAACTGGAGGCACGATATGTGGGCTCTCGACTAGCTGACCCCCTTCTACCCTGTGTGAGGATCTAGCCTGGACGTCCTCCTTGCACCTCTATCCAAAGGCCTGAGACAAGGATTCCCAGACCTGTGGCTTGATTCTGTCCATCTTTCTCCAATTTTTAACTGTGACTGTGGTCCAGAAGAATTTCTTTACCTCTAACCCCACTAGACTTTGGGACCACATACAGGAAGGACATGGGGGATATCTGCCCCGACCAAATGGGTATGTGGGGTATTACTGGAGACAGGCAGATGGTCCGGAACAGAAAGGAAGCCAGGATTACAGGAGGCATGAGGACAAGGGCTGACCACTGCTCTCTGGATGCCCTCAGCCCCAAGCCTCAGGTTGTCATTTTCATAGATCATCATTGATCACCTTTCATCCCCCCAGTTGGGGTCAATAAAAGCGATTGAGCCTCCTACCCTGAagcctcttcccctcccccacctgccaAGCCTCCCCACTGAGGGGCAGTCATTCATCCTGAGGTCTGAAAGGAAAGCACGCAGGCCCTGCAGCCTGGCTGTTCTGGACCTCTCCTCAGCTAAGAAACAGAACCCCTGTTGCCTGAATGCCCCGCACCACTTCCATGCCCATCCTGTCAACCAGTCTCCCAAGGAAGCAGTAGTCCTGATCCCTCTCCTGACCCAAACACTCTAGGGAGAGAGGAGATCCGGCAAGGTAAGGTAAAGATGGGGCTGGCGGAAGGAAGGCTCTTAAAGGCAATTAGTGGACAGCTCACAGGAGAAACGGAATTACTATTAATGTGCTTGGTTAACTATGGGCAGTGAGGCCAGGAGTGTCTGAGACCACAGGAGCCAGTGTGGGCATTGGGAGGGGAGTGGGGGGCCCACTCACATGTCCACAGCCATGTACGTGTGCCTCCTCCACAGCACACGCAGCCCATTATCTACCTTGGAGCCTCCCACTCCACCCACCAGGGGAAGGCAAGCCCTTTACCCCAGTCTGGGCCATGCCAAAGGGTCCCGGGTTCATGCCCAGGAACAGTACTTCCTTGGGGCCCTGGCAGTAACGGGTCACGTAGTTGCGATGTGGCTCCCATGCATACTCCACAGGATTGTAAATGATGCCCACAGGCTCTGAAAACTGCAGTTGGCTCAGCTCAGCATTAAGCCGAAGCTCCTCCTCCAGAAAGCCCCCAGCCAAGCTTTGAAGGCAGGGTTGGGACTCCATCTGGGCACCTGAAGGCTCATGGAGGGGTCCCAGTGGGAAAGCCTGGGGAGCAGCCATGTCACCGTCACCtggaaaagagatggagagaggcCCCATCAGCCCTCAGTCCTACAGTGGGAGGGGATCCAGGCTGGCCAGGGCCCTACTACCATTTCTTGGCAGAAAAGATTGTGTCAGCCATCCAGTACCTCCAGGCAGGACTGAGCTCACTTCAGTTCTCGGTAATGAAGGGCCCCCTTCCTCTGACAGcttcaagtatccttcttctTCATATATCAGCTGGTGAGAATAACCCATTAACACCAATCATCCTCCCCCCAAACCTCGGTTCCATCAGGCATAAGCCCTAAGTCACTAGTTCTTGGGCCATGCCGAGCACATGAtaggctttcaataaatattcactgcCGGCAAACTTTCAGCACCTTTAATATCATTCTTAATAAGACAAGCCCAGCCAGGATGGGCTGCGTCCTGGAAGCCAATGTGCTGAAGAGTATGATGCAGGTGCACAGCCACAGCCCAGAGATTAATTGCAGAGGGCTAATTACAATAGCTTCCAGGTGGCGAGCAACTGCTCTGTGCCAGATACACCTTACTGAGCCTTGTAACAACCCCATGAGGTGGTAATTATTGCTCCCATGTTATAGGTGAGAAGACTGAGGCTTAGCAAAACCAAGCAACAAAGTAACAAAGCTGGGATCTGAACCCAAACTGACTCAAGGCTGTGCCCTTAACCACCCACACCATCTTGCCTTAGATGGATGATCAGCCACCCTGCTAATTTAACCACCACCCAATCCCAGCCCAGCTTCTTGCCCACATTCTAGAACCCTCTGTGGTGAGTAGGATGACTA comes from the Manis pentadactyla isolate mManPen7 chromosome 10, mManPen7.hap1, whole genome shotgun sequence genome and includes:
- the SMUG1 gene encoding single-strand selective monofunctional uracil DNA glycosylase isoform X4 — translated: MGYSHQLIYEEEGYLKLSEEGGPSLPRTEVSSVLPGGDGDMAAPQAFPLGPLHEPSGAQMESQPCLQSLAGGFLEEELRLNAELSQLQFSEPVGIIYNPVEYAWEPHRNYVTRYCQGPKEVLFLGMNPGPFGMAQTGVPFGEVNIVRDWLGIGGPVLTPSQEHPKRPVLGLECPQSEVSGARFWGFFRNLCGQPEVFFRHCFVHNLCPLLFLAPSGRNLTPAELPAKQREQLLGVCDSALHRQRTST
- the SMUG1 gene encoding single-strand selective monofunctional uracil DNA glycosylase isoform X1, which codes for MGYSHQLIYEEEGYLKLSEEGGPSLPRTEVSSVLPGGDGDMAAPQAFPLGPLHEPSGAQMESQPCLQSLAGGFLEEELRLNAELSQLQFSEPVGIIYNPVEYAWEPHRNYVTRYCQGPKEVLFLGMNPGPFGMAQTGVPFGEVNIVRDWLGIGGPVLTPSQEHPKRPVLGLECPQSEVSGARFWGFFRNLCGQPEVFFRHCFVHNLCPLLFLAPSGRNLTPAELPAKQREQLLGVCDSALHRQVQLLGVRLVVGVGRVAEQRARRALAGLMPEVQVEGLLHPSPRSPQANRGWEAMAKERLNELGLLPLLMK
- the SMUG1 gene encoding single-strand selective monofunctional uracil DNA glycosylase isoform X2; this translates as MISPGLREVMISQGHTTGDGDMAAPQAFPLGPLHEPSGAQMESQPCLQSLAGGFLEEELRLNAELSQLQFSEPVGIIYNPVEYAWEPHRNYVTRYCQGPKEVLFLGMNPGPFGMAQTGVPFGEVNIVRDWLGIGGPVLTPSQEHPKRPVLGLECPQSEVSGARFWGFFRNLCGQPEVFFRHCFVHNLCPLLFLAPSGRNLTPAELPAKQREQLLGVCDSALHRQVQLLGVRLVVGVGRVAEQRARRALAGLMPEVQVEGLLHPSPRSPQANRGWEAMAKERLNELGLLPLLMK
- the SMUG1 gene encoding single-strand selective monofunctional uracil DNA glycosylase isoform X3 — its product is MAAPQAFPLGPLHEPSGAQMESQPCLQSLAGGFLEEELRLNAELSQLQFSEPVGIIYNPVEYAWEPHRNYVTRYCQGPKEVLFLGMNPGPFGMAQTGVPFGEVNIVRDWLGIGGPVLTPSQEHPKRPVLGLECPQSEVSGARFWGFFRNLCGQPEVFFRHCFVHNLCPLLFLAPSGRNLTPAELPAKQREQLLGVCDSALHRQVQLLGVRLVVGVGRVAEQRARRALAGLMPEVQVEGLLHPSPRSPQANRGWEAMAKERLNELGLLPLLMK